Proteins from a single region of Undibacterium sp. KW1:
- a CDS encoding SGNH/GDSL hydrolase family protein encodes MKFSYWPELLAAPLYPLLAWQGRRTRAATPRLPEAIDQAHGLWTHASRPVDNLRVLGIGESPVAGVGVANYQEAITAQMAKTLAGKLDTAVEWQALGQNGARLSWARQALPAFRQAQGHASPAWDLILVAFGVNDTTSFCPANSYRAELQSLLDELQLMLKTTGLIVLAGVPPMQVFLALPAPLRQVLGMKAHALDQINREMAMSRARVLHLPFTANLQDARQMAEDGYHPSALGVSIWAEELAKTFLQNRQEK; translated from the coding sequence ATGAAATTTAGCTACTGGCCTGAGCTGCTGGCAGCACCGCTGTATCCCTTGCTGGCATGGCAGGGGAGGCGTACCCGCGCAGCCACACCACGCCTGCCCGAAGCCATTGACCAGGCACATGGGCTGTGGACTCATGCGAGTCGGCCTGTGGATAACTTAAGGGTGCTGGGTATAGGGGAGTCACCGGTTGCGGGTGTGGGCGTGGCGAATTATCAAGAAGCCATTACCGCACAAATGGCCAAAACCCTGGCTGGCAAACTTGATACTGCTGTGGAATGGCAGGCTTTGGGGCAAAACGGCGCACGCCTGTCCTGGGCCAGGCAAGCTTTGCCAGCATTTCGTCAGGCACAAGGCCATGCATCGCCAGCGTGGGATCTCATTCTGGTCGCTTTTGGAGTCAATGATACAACCAGCTTTTGCCCGGCCAACAGTTACCGGGCAGAGTTGCAGAGCCTGCTGGATGAATTGCAGTTGATGCTAAAAACAACTGGTCTTATCGTTCTGGCTGGCGTACCTCCCATGCAGGTTTTTCTTGCTTTGCCAGCTCCTTTGCGCCAGGTTTTGGGCATGAAGGCGCATGCCCTGGATCAAATAAACCGCGAGATGGCGATGAGCAGGGCCCGGGTTTTGCATTTGCCGTTTACCGCAAATCTTCAAGATGCGCGCCAGATGGCCGAAGATGGCTACCATCCGTCAGCACTTGGCGTCAGTATTTGGGCAGAAGAATTAGCGAAAACATTTCTGCAAAATCGTCAAGAAAAATAA
- a CDS encoding PPK2 family polyphosphate kinase — protein sequence MTVADLFRVGKGFQVKDANANKKLLGTAATEKNADKAADKLATLKLAEEISNLQNVLYAGRERKLLIILQGMDTSGKDGTVNGVFGQINPLGARTVAFKAPSTDEKNHDYLWRVHKEVPGKGEVTIFNRSHYEDVLITRVHGWIDQAECKRRYAQIRDFERMLAETGTVILKFFLHISKAEQKARLEERLADPEKHWKFDPQDLVERQYWDAYQEAYEDALQATDADHAPWYAVPSDSKTQRNLVIASIVQEKMLSLKLTYPPGNPDYSKLKVE from the coding sequence ATGACAGTTGCGGACTTGTTTCGGGTAGGTAAAGGTTTTCAGGTCAAGGATGCTAATGCCAATAAAAAACTGCTGGGTACGGCAGCCACTGAAAAGAATGCAGACAAGGCCGCCGACAAACTGGCGACACTAAAGCTGGCAGAAGAAATTTCTAACCTCCAAAATGTCTTGTATGCTGGTCGTGAACGCAAGCTATTGATCATCCTGCAGGGCATGGATACTTCCGGTAAAGACGGTACGGTCAACGGCGTGTTCGGGCAAATCAATCCTCTGGGAGCACGCACGGTCGCCTTTAAAGCCCCCAGTACTGATGAAAAAAATCATGATTATCTGTGGCGCGTGCATAAAGAAGTGCCAGGCAAGGGTGAAGTCACCATCTTCAACCGCAGCCATTATGAAGACGTGCTGATTACCCGCGTTCATGGGTGGATAGACCAGGCTGAATGCAAGCGCCGCTATGCACAGATACGCGATTTTGAACGTATGTTGGCCGAAACTGGCACCGTGATACTGAAATTCTTCCTGCACATTTCCAAGGCCGAACAAAAAGCCAGGCTGGAAGAGCGTCTGGCTGATCCTGAAAAACACTGGAAGTTTGATCCCCAGGATCTGGTCGAGCGTCAATACTGGGACGCGTATCAAGAGGCGTATGAAGATGCCTTGCAGGCAACAGATGCCGATCACGCGCCATGGTATGCCGTGCCATCAGACTCCAAGACCCAGCGCAACCTCGTGATAGCCAGCATCGTGCAAGAAAAAATGCTGAGCCTGAAGCTCACATATCCACCGGGTAATCCTGATTACAGCAAGCTCAAGGTAGAGTGA
- a CDS encoding tetratricopeptide repeat protein → MSVRKWIAAFALAAALPACAMADDKIITITTHTNLVADSAKGVEFSAASNALNLLIKEGKFEEADRKAKENCRSYESIFDSSKKQFSFQTTQEFEEFSKSSKLNFEWIEWGYKNCLQVQAFVAVERRDLQQALSMLRKLEYLAPVSAGTSVEIGYVLNQLAKPTEALQTYRHAHELSKQYSSQRPYLAMSLRGIGFSLIELKQLDEAERAFQESLQIEPENKLAQNELAYIQQLRSAKQTQTR, encoded by the coding sequence ATGAGTGTCCGCAAATGGATAGCTGCTTTTGCATTGGCGGCGGCCTTGCCTGCTTGCGCTATGGCTGACGACAAGATTATTACGATTACCACCCATACCAATTTAGTCGCGGACAGTGCCAAGGGAGTGGAATTCTCAGCTGCATCAAATGCATTGAATCTGCTGATCAAGGAGGGCAAATTTGAAGAAGCAGACAGAAAAGCAAAAGAAAATTGCCGGTCTTATGAATCCATCTTTGACAGCAGCAAAAAGCAATTCTCTTTTCAGACGACTCAAGAATTTGAGGAATTCAGCAAATCCAGCAAGCTGAATTTTGAATGGATAGAATGGGGTTATAAAAACTGCCTGCAAGTCCAGGCCTTTGTTGCGGTTGAAAGAAGGGATTTGCAACAGGCCTTGTCCATGCTCAGGAAATTGGAATATCTGGCCCCGGTTTCTGCCGGCACTTCGGTAGAAATTGGCTATGTCTTGAACCAGCTGGCCAAACCCACAGAAGCCTTGCAAACCTATCGTCACGCCCATGAATTGAGCAAACAATATTCCTCACAACGTCCTTACCTGGCGATGTCCCTGCGCGGCATAGGATTTTCTTTGATAGAGCTTAAGCAGCTTGATGAGGCAGAAAGAGCTTTTCAGGAATCCTTGCAAATCGAACCTGAGAATAAACTGGCGCAAAACGAACTTGCCTACATACAGCAATTGCGCTCAGCAAAGCAAACTCAGACACGGTAA
- a CDS encoding CoA-binding protein: MPMEQDLIAEILSKSKTIAVVGLSSKTSRPSYGVSAYMQAHGYRIIPVNPREAGNIILGEHCYPDLITAAAEHRIDIVDCFRNAADIPPIVEEAIQIAVPYLWMQSGIVNTEAAARAEAAGIRVVMDRCIKIEHLYRV; the protein is encoded by the coding sequence ATGCCTATGGAACAAGACTTGATTGCCGAGATACTGAGCAAAAGTAAAACCATCGCCGTCGTCGGCCTGTCCTCAAAAACCTCACGTCCCAGTTACGGAGTGTCCGCCTATATGCAGGCGCATGGCTATCGCATTATCCCGGTCAACCCGCGTGAGGCAGGAAACATCATACTGGGCGAGCATTGCTATCCTGATCTGATTACTGCTGCGGCAGAACACCGTATCGATATCGTCGATTGCTTCCGCAACGCGGCTGATATTCCGCCCATCGTCGAAGAAGCGATACAAATAGCTGTGCCTTATCTATGGATGCAATCAGGCATCGTAAATACAGAAGCTGCCGCCAGGGCAGAGGCAGCAGGCATCAGAGTAGTGATGGACAGGTGCATCAAGATAGAACATCTTTACCGTGTCTGA
- a CDS encoding F0F1 ATP synthase subunit epsilon: MAHTIHVDVVSAEELIFSGEAEFVALPGEAGELGIYPKHTPLITRIKPGAVRIKVPGKAEDEFVFVAGGLLEVQPNAVTVLADTAIRGHDLDEAKANEAKKLAEQALVNRDSKIDYAQAQAELASAIAQLAAIQKLRQKR, translated from the coding sequence ATGGCACACACTATTCACGTTGACGTGGTTTCCGCAGAAGAGTTGATCTTCTCCGGTGAAGCCGAATTCGTCGCGTTGCCGGGTGAGGCTGGTGAATTGGGTATCTATCCGAAACATACACCACTGATTACCCGCATCAAGCCGGGTGCGGTGCGCATCAAGGTTCCAGGCAAAGCGGAAGACGAATTCGTATTCGTTGCCGGTGGCCTGCTTGAAGTGCAACCGAATGCAGTGACAGTTTTGGCCGATACCGCGATTCGCGGTCACGACCTGGACGAAGCCAAAGCCAATGAAGCCAAGAAACTGGCAGAACAAGCTTTGGTTAATCGTGATTCCAAAATTGACTATGCGCAAGCACAGGCAGAATTGGCTTCAGCGATCGCCCAATTGGCAGCGATACAAAAATTGCGTCAAAAGCGTTAA
- the atpD gene encoding F0F1 ATP synthase subunit beta gives MANGKIVQCIGAVVDVEFPRNAMPKVYDALKMEGSELTLEVQQQLGDGIVRTIALGTSDGLRRGMTISNTGNPIMVPTGKATLGRIMDVLGNPIDECGPVSHEQTASIHRKAPAYDELSPSQELLETGIKVIDLVCPFAKGGKVGLFGGAGVGKTVNMMELINNIAKAHSGLSVFAGVGERTREGNDFYHEMADAKVVDLENPENSKVAMVYGQMNEPPGNRLRVALTGLTIAEGFRDEGKDVLFFVDNIYRYTLAGTEVSALLGRMPSAVGYQPTLAEEMGRLQERITSTKTGSITSIQAVYVPADDLTDPSPATTFAHLDSTVVLSRDIASLGIYPAVDPLDSTSRQLDPQVVGVEHYETARAVQGTLQRYKELRDIIAILGMDELAPEDKLLVARARKMQRFLSQPFHVAEVFTGSPGKYVSLKETIRGFKMIASGELDHLPEQAFYMVGTIDEAIEKAKKLAAA, from the coding sequence ATGGCTAATGGCAAAATCGTTCAGTGTATCGGCGCTGTTGTGGACGTTGAATTTCCACGCAATGCGATGCCTAAGGTTTACGATGCCTTGAAAATGGAAGGCTCCGAGCTGACTCTGGAAGTTCAGCAGCAATTGGGTGACGGCATCGTCCGTACCATTGCGCTGGGTACTTCTGACGGTCTGCGTCGTGGCATGACTATCAGCAACACTGGCAACCCTATCATGGTACCAACCGGCAAAGCAACGCTGGGCCGCATCATGGACGTACTGGGTAACCCTATCGATGAATGCGGTCCTGTCAGCCACGAGCAGACAGCATCCATCCACCGTAAAGCCCCTGCCTACGACGAACTGTCCCCATCCCAGGAATTGCTGGAAACCGGTATCAAGGTTATTGATCTGGTTTGCCCATTCGCTAAAGGTGGTAAGGTTGGTCTGTTCGGTGGTGCGGGTGTGGGCAAGACCGTGAACATGATGGAACTGATCAACAACATCGCCAAGGCACACAGCGGTTTGTCCGTGTTTGCCGGTGTTGGTGAGCGTACTCGTGAGGGTAATGACTTCTACCACGAAATGGCTGACGCAAAAGTGGTTGATCTGGAAAATCCAGAAAACTCCAAAGTTGCGATGGTGTACGGTCAGATGAATGAACCACCAGGTAACCGTCTGCGCGTTGCTCTGACAGGTCTGACTATCGCTGAAGGTTTCCGTGACGAAGGCAAAGACGTTCTGTTCTTCGTGGATAACATCTACCGTTACACACTGGCCGGTACTGAAGTATCCGCTTTGCTGGGTCGTATGCCTTCCGCCGTGGGTTATCAACCTACTCTGGCTGAAGAAATGGGCCGTCTGCAAGAGCGTATTACCTCCACTAAAACTGGTTCCATTACGTCCATCCAGGCCGTATATGTTCCAGCGGATGACTTGACCGATCCATCTCCAGCAACCACATTTGCTCACTTGGATTCCACCGTTGTTCTGTCTCGTGACATCGCTTCCCTGGGTATCTACCCTGCGGTTGATCCACTGGATTCAACATCCCGTCAGCTGGACCCACAAGTGGTTGGTGTAGAGCACTATGAAACAGCCCGCGCTGTTCAAGGTACTTTGCAGCGCTACAAAGAATTGCGTGACATTATCGCGATTCTGGGTATGGATGAATTGGCTCCTGAAGACAAACTGCTGGTCGCACGCGCACGTAAGATGCAGCGTTTCCTGTCTCAGCCTTTCCACGTTGCTGAAGTATTTACCGGTTCCCCAGGTAAATACGTTTCCTTGAAAGAAACGATCCGTGGTTTCAAAATGATCGCTTCCGGCGAACTCGATCACCTGCCAGAACAAGCGTTCTACATGGTAGGTACTATCGATGAAGCAATCGAAAAAGCGAAAAAACTGGCTGCTGCTTAA
- the atpG gene encoding F0F1 ATP synthase subunit gamma, which translates to MAAGKEIRGKIKSVENTKKITKAMEMVAASKMRKAQDRMRAARPYSEKIRTITANLSQANPEYTHPFMVQQDLSKKVGVIVVTTDKGLCGGLNTNVLRLVTSKMRELEGKGSKIEAVAIGNKGLGFLNRVGAQVVSHVTQLGDTPHLDKLIGPVKVLLDAYQEGKLDAVYLSYTKFINTMKQEPVMEQLLPLTADRLTTDKNAHSWDYLYEPDAATVIDELLIRYVEALIFQAVAENMASEQSARMVAMKAATDNAGNVIGELKLVYNKTRQAAITKELSEIVAGAAAV; encoded by the coding sequence ATGGCTGCAGGCAAAGAGATACGTGGCAAGATCAAAAGCGTAGAAAATACGAAGAAGATCACGAAGGCGATGGAAATGGTCGCTGCATCCAAAATGCGTAAAGCGCAAGACCGGATGCGTGCGGCTCGTCCTTACAGTGAAAAGATTCGTACGATTACGGCTAACTTGTCACAGGCCAACCCAGAGTACACGCATCCTTTTATGGTGCAACAAGATCTGTCCAAGAAAGTTGGCGTGATTGTTGTAACGACAGATAAAGGTTTGTGTGGTGGTCTCAACACGAACGTGTTGCGTTTGGTCACCAGCAAAATGCGTGAACTCGAAGGCAAGGGTTCAAAGATAGAAGCGGTCGCAATTGGTAATAAAGGTCTCGGCTTCCTGAATCGCGTAGGTGCGCAAGTGGTTTCCCATGTTACACAATTGGGCGACACTCCTCACCTCGACAAACTGATAGGTCCAGTCAAAGTTTTGCTGGACGCGTATCAGGAAGGCAAGCTGGACGCGGTTTACCTGAGTTATACCAAGTTCATCAACACCATGAAGCAAGAGCCGGTGATGGAGCAGTTGTTGCCCCTGACAGCGGACAGGCTGACGACAGACAAGAATGCCCATTCCTGGGATTATCTGTATGAGCCAGATGCAGCAACGGTCATTGATGAACTGTTGATACGCTATGTAGAAGCACTGATTTTCCAGGCGGTAGCGGAAAACATGGCTTCTGAACAATCGGCCCGTATGGTGGCGATGAAAGCGGCAACAGATAACGCAGGTAACGTGATTGGCGAACTGAAACTGGTTTATAACAAGACCCGTCAGGCTGCCATTACCAAAGAGCTCTCCGAGATCGTCGCCGGCGCGGCAGCGGTCTAA
- the atpA gene encoding F0F1 ATP synthase subunit alpha, with protein sequence MQLNPSEISELIKSRIQGLGDTAEIRNQGTVISVTDGICRIHGLSDAMQGEMLEFPGNTFGLALNLERDSVGAVILGDYEHISEGDTVKCTGRILEVPIGPELRGRVVNALGQPIDGKGPINAKLSAPIEKIAPGVIARQSVSEPMQTGLKSIDSMVPVGRGQRELIIGDRQTGKTAVAIDAVINQKGQNVTCIYVAIGQKASSVKNVVRALEAHGAMEYTIVVAATAAESAAMQYVSAYSGCAMGEYFRDRGQDALIIYDDLSKQAVAYRQVSLLLRRPPGREAYPGDVFYLHSRLLERAARVNPDYVEAFTKGEVKGKTGSLTALPIIETQAGDVSAFVPTNVISITDGQIFLETSLFNAGIRPAINAGISVSRVGGAAQTKVIKNLSGGIRNDLAQYRELAAFAQFASDLDEVTRKQLDRGARVTELLKQAQYAPLSISLMAVTLFSVNKGFLDDVAVKQVLAFEAGVHGYMKTNHAALLQKIEETKQLDKDGEAAMAAAIADFKKTGSY encoded by the coding sequence ATGCAACTCAACCCATCTGAAATCAGCGAGCTGATCAAGAGCCGGATTCAAGGCCTTGGCGACACAGCTGAGATTCGCAATCAAGGTACGGTTATCTCCGTTACCGACGGTATCTGCCGCATTCACGGTCTGTCTGACGCGATGCAAGGCGAGATGCTGGAATTCCCAGGCAATACATTTGGTCTGGCGCTGAACCTGGAACGTGATTCCGTTGGTGCCGTTATCCTGGGTGACTACGAACACATCTCCGAAGGCGATACAGTCAAATGTACCGGCCGTATTCTGGAAGTGCCTATCGGTCCTGAACTGCGTGGTCGTGTAGTTAACGCGCTGGGTCAGCCTATCGACGGCAAAGGTCCTATCAATGCAAAACTGTCCGCGCCTATCGAAAAGATTGCGCCTGGCGTTATTGCACGTCAATCCGTTTCTGAACCTATGCAAACTGGCCTGAAGTCTATCGACTCCATGGTACCGGTTGGCCGTGGTCAGCGCGAATTGATCATTGGCGATCGTCAAACTGGTAAAACAGCTGTTGCGATCGATGCCGTGATCAATCAAAAAGGTCAAAACGTTACCTGTATCTATGTAGCGATTGGTCAAAAAGCTTCTTCCGTTAAAAACGTTGTGCGCGCTCTCGAAGCCCACGGCGCCATGGAATACACCATCGTTGTTGCTGCTACTGCTGCTGAATCTGCAGCGATGCAATACGTATCCGCATACTCCGGTTGCGCGATGGGTGAATACTTCCGTGACCGCGGTCAAGATGCACTGATCATTTATGATGATCTGTCCAAACAAGCTGTTGCTTACCGTCAGGTTTCCCTGTTGCTGCGCCGCCCACCAGGCCGTGAAGCTTACCCAGGTGACGTATTCTATTTGCACAGCCGTTTGCTGGAACGTGCAGCACGCGTTAACCCAGACTACGTTGAAGCTTTCACCAAAGGTGAAGTTAAAGGTAAAACAGGTTCTTTGACAGCATTGCCTATCATTGAAACTCAGGCTGGTGACGTTTCCGCTTTCGTTCCTACCAACGTAATTTCGATTACTGACGGTCAGATCTTCCTGGAAACATCCTTGTTCAATGCAGGTATCCGTCCAGCGATTAACGCTGGTATCTCGGTTTCCCGCGTTGGTGGTGCTGCTCAGACCAAGGTAATCAAAAACCTGTCCGGCGGTATCCGTAATGACTTGGCACAGTACCGTGAACTGGCAGCGTTTGCCCAGTTCGCTTCTGACCTCGATGAAGTAACACGCAAGCAGCTCGATCGTGGTGCCCGCGTGACTGAATTGTTGAAGCAAGCTCAATATGCTCCACTGTCTATCTCCCTGATGGCCGTTACTCTGTTCTCCGTGAACAAAGGCTTCCTGGATGATGTAGCGGTCAAGCAAGTGCTGGCATTCGAAGCAGGCGTACATGGCTACATGAAAACGAACCATGCAGCATTGCTGCAGAAAATCGAAGAAACCAAGCAACTCGACAAAGATGGTGAAGCTGCCATGGCTGCCGCAATTGCTGATTTCAAAAAAACCGGTTCCTATTAA
- a CDS encoding F0F1 ATP synthase subunit delta, with product MAEIATIARPYAEALFRVAQTGNLSAWSELVTEMAQVGAHPDVQALAHNPKVSADQKAEIFLSAIKSPVTAEAKNFINTLADYDRLTLLPEIAFQFHALKNAFEGAADAEVTSAFELTAAQLSELAVTLEKKFGRKLHPTVKVDSSLIGGVRIVVGDQVLDTSVRAKLQKMHVALTA from the coding sequence ATGGCCGAAATCGCAACGATCGCTCGTCCTTACGCAGAAGCGCTGTTTCGTGTTGCCCAAACCGGTAACCTGTCCGCCTGGTCGGAACTGGTTACCGAGATGGCACAGGTAGGTGCGCATCCCGATGTACAAGCTCTTGCACACAACCCCAAAGTCTCGGCTGATCAAAAAGCTGAGATTTTCTTGTCTGCGATCAAATCTCCAGTGACTGCTGAAGCGAAAAACTTCATCAACACACTTGCTGACTATGACCGCCTGACTCTGTTGCCGGAAATCGCTTTCCAGTTTCATGCTCTGAAAAACGCCTTCGAAGGCGCAGCAGATGCAGAAGTGACTAGCGCATTTGAATTGACGGCAGCTCAGTTGAGCGAACTGGCAGTGACATTGGAAAAGAAATTTGGCCGCAAGTTGCACCCTACAGTCAAAGTGGATTCCTCTTTGATCGGTGGTGTACGCATCGTGGTTGGTGATCAGGTGCTCGACACGTCGGTACGCGCGAAGCTGCAGAAAATGCACGTCGCCCTGACCGCGTAA
- a CDS encoding F0F1 ATP synthase subunit B: MNLNATLFVQFGVFFILAMFTMKFVWPPLMNALDERAKKIADGLAASDKAQKTLQDGAKAAQDALNAAREEGQKQILNAEQRAAKIVDEAKNTAAVEAARILAAANADAENQVTKAREELRDQVATLAVKGAEQILKREVNASAHADLLNQLKTEL; encoded by the coding sequence GTGAACTTAAACGCAACATTGTTCGTTCAGTTTGGGGTTTTCTTCATCTTGGCAATGTTCACAATGAAATTTGTGTGGCCGCCACTGATGAACGCGCTCGACGAGCGTGCGAAGAAAATCGCAGACGGACTGGCTGCCTCCGATAAAGCGCAAAAAACATTGCAAGACGGTGCCAAAGCGGCTCAAGACGCATTGAATGCTGCTCGTGAAGAAGGCCAAAAACAGATCCTCAACGCAGAACAACGCGCTGCCAAGATTGTTGACGAAGCCAAAAACACAGCCGCTGTTGAAGCTGCACGCATTCTTGCTGCTGCAAACGCCGATGCTGAAAATCAAGTGACCAAAGCACGCGAAGAATTGCGCGACCAGGTTGCCACTCTGGCAGTCAAAGGCGCAGAACAAATTCTGAAACGTGAAGTCAACGCATCTGCTCATGCTGATCTGTTGAACCAACTGAAAACCGAGCTGTAA
- the atpE gene encoding F0F1 ATP synthase subunit C — MTDLSFVALACGLIIGLGAIGACIGIAIMGGKYLEASARQPELMNTLQTKMFLLAGLIDAAFLIGVGIAMLFAFANPFK; from the coding sequence ATGACTGATTTATCTTTTGTTGCTTTGGCTTGCGGTTTGATCATCGGCTTGGGCGCTATCGGTGCTTGTATCGGTATCGCTATCATGGGTGGTAAATACCTGGAAGCATCTGCTCGTCAACCAGAATTGATGAACACATTGCAAACTAAGATGTTCTTGCTGGCTGGTCTGATCGATGCTGCGTTCCTGATCGGTGTTGGTATCGCTATGCTGTTTGCATTCGCTAACCCATTTAAATAA
- the atpB gene encoding F0F1 ATP synthase subunit A yields MSATEHAPTASEYIVHHLGHFSTKHQDKIVDFSIFNMDTIFWSIFAGVLGSLILFLAARKATSGVPGRFQAAVEILVEMVEEQSKGIVHGDRSFIAPLALTVFVWVALMNSLDFLPVDLFSGLFALLGVEHIFTHHRVVPTADLNGTLGISLGVLALMLYYSIKIKGLGGFLHELVSAPFGIKMAPFNLILQLIEFAAKTVSLGMRLFGNMFAGELLFLLIALLGSMATVFGVFGHLVAGSIWAIFHILIVFLQAFIFMMLTLVYIGQAHESH; encoded by the coding sequence ATGAGCGCAACCGAGCACGCCCCAACCGCGTCAGAATATATTGTCCATCACCTTGGACATTTTTCGACCAAACATCAAGACAAGATCGTTGATTTTTCCATCTTCAATATGGATACCATTTTTTGGTCCATTTTTGCAGGTGTACTTGGCAGCCTGATTTTGTTCCTGGCTGCACGTAAAGCCACTTCTGGAGTTCCAGGCCGCTTCCAGGCGGCTGTAGAAATCCTGGTAGAAATGGTGGAAGAACAATCCAAGGGTATTGTCCACGGTGACCGTAGCTTTATCGCTCCGTTGGCCTTGACTGTATTTGTCTGGGTTGCCCTGATGAACTCACTGGATTTCCTGCCAGTGGATCTGTTTTCCGGTTTGTTTGCATTGTTGGGTGTTGAGCATATATTCACCCACCATCGCGTAGTGCCGACTGCTGACTTGAATGGCACCCTGGGCATATCTCTGGGCGTGCTGGCACTGATGCTGTATTACAGTATCAAGATCAAAGGTCTGGGTGGCTTCCTGCATGAATTGGTTTCTGCGCCTTTCGGTATTAAGATGGCACCATTCAACCTGATCTTGCAATTGATTGAATTTGCTGCAAAAACTGTATCCCTGGGTATGCGACTGTTCGGTAACATGTTTGCGGGTGAATTGTTGTTCCTGTTGATCGCTTTGCTGGGTTCGATGGCAACAGTATTTGGCGTGTTTGGTCATTTGGTTGCAGGTTCCATTTGGGCAATCTTCCACATTTTGATCGTATTCTTGCAAGCCTTCATTTTCATGATGCTGACACTGGTATATATCGGCCAGGCGCACGAGTCTCACTAA
- a CDS encoding ATP synthase subunit I — protein sequence MARIVLLQMLAAVVVTVLAGIIGGFSLALSALVGGLCCAIPNAFFALRLSISARKPGGANPVSFFIGEFIKIALTIALMAAVVFWYRDVNWPAFLIAFIVVLKSYFILLFRQRP from the coding sequence ATGGCACGTATCGTACTGCTGCAAATGCTGGCAGCCGTGGTCGTGACCGTGCTGGCCGGTATCATAGGTGGTTTTTCCCTCGCACTTTCTGCCCTGGTAGGTGGATTGTGTTGTGCGATTCCAAATGCTTTTTTTGCGTTGCGCTTGAGTATCAGCGCCCGGAAGCCTGGAGGAGCCAACCCGGTGAGTTTTTTCATCGGTGAATTTATCAAGATTGCATTGACAATTGCGCTGATGGCTGCAGTTGTCTTCTGGTACCGCGATGTCAACTGGCCGGCTTTTCTGATCGCCTTCATCGTAGTGCTGAAAAGTTATTTTATTTTACTATTTAGACAACGACCATGA
- a CDS encoding alpha/beta hydrolase, whose protein sequence is MQILTLPGLYSSGPGHWQTRWEAELPNVKRVEQQDWDNPVKDVWVATLSAAVNAVPDEVVLVAHSMGCALTAWWLASDMPGVVDKSKVRAAFLVAPPNVGRENFPAPTFNPMPQIRFPFPVVVVASSDDPWCDLSIAQAWAKSWGAVLHLIGAKGHINGDSGLGSWKQGQDWLNTLITKTAKPVQ, encoded by the coding sequence ATGCAGATACTGACTTTACCCGGCCTGTATAGCTCCGGCCCCGGCCACTGGCAAACACGCTGGGAAGCCGAATTACCGAATGTAAAAAGAGTAGAGCAACAAGACTGGGATAATCCAGTCAAGGATGTGTGGGTCGCCACTTTATCAGCGGCTGTCAATGCAGTGCCTGACGAAGTAGTGCTGGTTGCGCATAGTATGGGTTGTGCGCTGACGGCCTGGTGGCTGGCGTCAGATATGCCCGGCGTTGTGGATAAAAGCAAAGTCAGGGCGGCATTCCTGGTGGCTCCACCAAATGTGGGCAGGGAAAATTTCCCCGCACCCACATTTAATCCCATGCCGCAGATCCGGTTTCCGTTTCCGGTTGTCGTGGTAGCATCCAGCGACGACCCCTGGTGTGACCTGTCAATTGCACAAGCCTGGGCGAAAAGCTGGGGGGCGGTGCTGCACCTGATCGGTGCGAAAGGCCATATCAATGGCGATTCTGGACTGGGTAGCTGGAAGCAAGGCCAGGACTGGCTCAACACATTAATCACAAAAACGGCAAAGCCAGTACAATAA